A portion of the Macaca mulatta isolate MMU2019108-1 chromosome 4, T2T-MMU8v2.0, whole genome shotgun sequence genome contains these proteins:
- the RPP40 gene encoding ribonuclease P protein subunit p40, with protein sequence MATLRRLREAPRHLLVCEKSNFGNHKSRHRHLVQTHYYNYRVSFLIPECGILSEELKNLVMQTGPYYFVKNLPLHELITPEFISTFIKKGSCYALTCNTNIDEDNTVALLPNGKLILSLDKDTYEETGLQGHPSQFSGRKIMKFIVSIDLMELSLNLDSKKYERVSWSFKEKKPLKFDFLLAWHNTGSEESTMMSYFSKYQIQEHQPKVALSAVRDLQCPVLQSSELEGAPEVSCQALELFDWLGAVFSNVSLNNEPNNFISTYCCPQPSTVVAKAYLCTITGFILPEKICLLLEHLCHYFDELKLAPWVTLSVQGFADSPVSWGKNEHGFWKGGEHLYNFVIFNNQDYWLQMAVGANDHCPP encoded by the exons ATGGCCACGCTGCGCCGGCTTCGGGAGGCGCCGCGGCACTTACTGGTTTGCGAGAAATCCAACTTCGGCAACCACAAGTCGCGCCACCGGCATCTTGTGCAGACGCACTACTATAACTACAGG GTTTCATTTCTCATTCCTGAATGTGGGATACTATCGGAAGAACTGAAAAATCTGGTCATGCAAACTGGACCCTATTACTTTGTGAAGAATTTACCTCTTCATGAATTAATTACACCCGAATTCATCAGTACCTTTATAAAGAAAG GTTCTTGCTATGCACTAACATGCAATACAAATATTGATGAAGATAATACAGTTGCCCTGCTACCAAATG GGAAATTAATTTTGTCACTGGATAAAGACACTTATGAAGAAACTGGACTTCAGGGTCATCCATCTCAGTTTTCTGgtagaaaaattatgaaattta ttgtttcaATTGATTTGATGGAATTATCCTTAAACTTGGATTCTAAGAAGTATGAAAGAGTATCTTGGTCcttcaaagaaaagaaaccattgaaatttgattttcttttggcTTGGCATAATACAG GTTCGGAAGAATCAACAATGATGTCATATTTTTCCAAGTACCAAATTCAGGAGCATCAGCCAAAAGTAGCACTGAGTGCAGTGAGAGATCTCCAGTGCCCGGTGCTGCAGAGCAGTGAGCTCGAGGGAGCGCCGGAGGTGTCCTGCCAGGCTCTGGAGCTCTTCGACTGGCTTGGCGCCGTCTTCAGTAATGTCAGCCT aaaTAATGAGCCTAATAATTTCATATCAACCTATTGCTGTCCTCAGCCAAGCACGGTGGTGGCAAAAGCTTATTTGTGTACAATCACTGGCTTCATACTTCCAGAGAAGATCTGTCTCCTATTGGAACATCTCTG TCACTACTTTGATGAACTGAAGTTAGCTCCATGGGTTACATTGTCCGTTCAAGGCTTTGCAGACAGCCCTGtttcttggggaaaaaatgaacatGGTTTTTGGAAAGGAGGAGAACATTTATATAACTTTGTGATTTTTAATAATCAGGACTATTGGCTTCAGATGGCTGTTGGAGCGAATGATCACTGTCCaccataa